A genome region from Hemitrygon akajei chromosome 14, sHemAka1.3, whole genome shotgun sequence includes the following:
- the LOC140738364 gene encoding C-signal-like isoform X1 — protein MDLDDFDSIQTSAEEIQKVLKNDGLNLLINNAGINIDGGLNDITPEMMTKSHTINVIGPMMVTKAFLPALMKAAQLSDEPGFSSKKAAVINMSSIMGSMETFSMEFWKACAYRISKAGLNMVTKCLTNELTPHGILCASVHPGWVKTDMGTEKAPLTKEESIQGLLRVFSNLSDKDNGSFIDWRGERVPW, from the exons ATGG ATCTGGATGACTTTGACAGCATTCAAACGAGTGCTGAAGAGATACAAAAGGTATTGAAAAACGATGGCCTGAATCTGTTAATAAACAATGCTGGGATCAATATTGACGGAGGTCTGAATGACATTACCCCAGAAATGATGACGAAGTCTCACACGATCAATGTCATTGGCCCAATGATGGTTACCAAG GCTTTTCTGCCGGCTTTAATGAAAGCAGCTCAGCTGAGTGATGAACCTGGCTTCAGCAGTAAGAAAGCAGCGGTTATCAACATGTCCTCTATCATGGGCTCCATGGAGACTTTCAGCATGGAGTTTTGGAAAGCATGTGCCTACAGGATCAGCAAG GCTGGACTGAATATGGTCACCAAGTGCTTAACTAATGAGCTGACACCCCACGGAATCCTTTGTGCTTCAGTGCACCCCGGCTGGGTCAAAACAGACATGGGTACTGAAAAG GCACCACTAACCAAAGAAGAAAGTATACAAGGATTACTCAGGGTGTTTTCGAATCTGTCAGACAAAGACAATGGATCGTTTATAGACTGGAGAGGTGAACGTGTACCTTGGTGA
- the LOC140738364 gene encoding C-signal-like isoform X2, with protein MDLDDFDSIQTSAEEIQKVLKNDGLNLLINNAGINIDGGLNDITPEMMTKSHTINVIGPMMVTKAGLNMVTKCLTNELTPHGILCASVHPGWVKTDMGTEKAPLTKEESIQGLLRVFSNLSDKDNGSFIDWRGERVPW; from the exons ATGG ATCTGGATGACTTTGACAGCATTCAAACGAGTGCTGAAGAGATACAAAAGGTATTGAAAAACGATGGCCTGAATCTGTTAATAAACAATGCTGGGATCAATATTGACGGAGGTCTGAATGACATTACCCCAGAAATGATGACGAAGTCTCACACGATCAATGTCATTGGCCCAATGATGGTTACCAAG GCTGGACTGAATATGGTCACCAAGTGCTTAACTAATGAGCTGACACCCCACGGAATCCTTTGTGCTTCAGTGCACCCCGGCTGGGTCAAAACAGACATGGGTACTGAAAAG GCACCACTAACCAAAGAAGAAAGTATACAAGGATTACTCAGGGTGTTTTCGAATCTGTCAGACAAAGACAATGGATCGTTTATAGACTGGAGAGGTGAACGTGTACCTTGGTGA